One part of the Podarcis muralis chromosome 3, rPodMur119.hap1.1, whole genome shotgun sequence genome encodes these proteins:
- the ITGB1BP1 gene encoding integrin beta-1-binding protein 1 isoform X1 encodes MFRKGKKRHSSSSSQSSEISTKSKSVDSSLGGLSRSSTVASLDTDSTKSSGQSNSNSDTCAEFRVKYVGAIEKLKLDESKTLEGPLDLINYIDVAQQDGKLPFVPGEEEFVMGVSKYGIKVTTLDQYDVLHRHALYLIVRMVCYDDGLGAGKSLLALKTTDTNYEEYNLWIYQCNSMEQAQAICKVLSTAFDSVLTSEKS; translated from the exons atgttcagaaaaggaaaaaagcgGCATAGTAGCAGCAGTTCACAAAGCAGTGAAATTAGTACCAAAAGTAAG TCAGTGGATTCCAGTCTTGGTGGGCTTTCACGATCTAGTACTGTGGCTAGTCTAGATACAGACTCCACAAAAAGTTCAG GCCAGAGCAATAGCAACTCAGATACTTGTGCAGAATTTAGAGTAAAATATGTCGGTGCCATTGAAAAACTGAAGCTTGATGAAAGCAAGACTTTGGAGGGACCATTGGACTTGATAAACTACATAGATGTGGCACAG CAAGATGGAAAGCTACCCTTTGTTCCAGGGGAAGAAGAATTCGTTATGGGAGTTTCCAAGTATGGTATTAAAGTCACAACTTTGGACCAGTAT GATGTTTTGCATAGACACGCACTCTACCTAATTGTTCGGATGGTCTGCTATGATGATGGCCTTGGGGCAGGGAAGAGTTTACTGGCTTTAAAGACAACTGATACAAACTATGAAGAGTACAACCTTTGGATATACCAGTGTAATAGTATG gaacaagcacAAGCTATTTGTAAGGTGCTGTCAACAGCCTTTGACTCTGTTTTAACATCCGAGAAGTCCTGA
- the ITGB1BP1 gene encoding integrin beta-1-binding protein 1 isoform X2, with translation MFRKGKKRHSSSSSQSSEISTKSKSVDSSLGGLSRSSTVASLDTDSTKSSDGKLPFVPGEEEFVMGVSKYGIKVTTLDQYDVLHRHALYLIVRMVCYDDGLGAGKSLLALKTTDTNYEEYNLWIYQCNSMEQAQAICKVLSTAFDSVLTSEKS, from the exons atgttcagaaaaggaaaaaagcgGCATAGTAGCAGCAGTTCACAAAGCAGTGAAATTAGTACCAAAAGTAAG TCAGTGGATTCCAGTCTTGGTGGGCTTTCACGATCTAGTACTGTGGCTAGTCTAGATACAGACTCCACAAAAAGTTCAG ATGGAAAGCTACCCTTTGTTCCAGGGGAAGAAGAATTCGTTATGGGAGTTTCCAAGTATGGTATTAAAGTCACAACTTTGGACCAGTAT GATGTTTTGCATAGACACGCACTCTACCTAATTGTTCGGATGGTCTGCTATGATGATGGCCTTGGGGCAGGGAAGAGTTTACTGGCTTTAAAGACAACTGATACAAACTATGAAGAGTACAACCTTTGGATATACCAGTGTAATAGTATG gaacaagcacAAGCTATTTGTAAGGTGCTGTCAACAGCCTTTGACTCTGTTTTAACATCCGAGAAGTCCTGA
- the CPSF3 gene encoding cleavage and polyadenylation specificity factor subunit 3 — protein sequence MATRRRTEAFIPAEESDQLLIRPLGAGQEVGRSCIILEFKGRKIMLDCGIHPGLEGMDALPYIDLIDPAEIDLLLISHFHLDHCGALPWFLQKTSFKGRTFMTHATKAIYRWLLSDYVKVSNISADDMLYTETDLEESMDKIETINFHEVKEVAGIKFWCYHAGHVLGAAMFMIEIAGVKLLYTGDFSRQEDRHLMAAEIPNIKPDILIIESTYGTHIHEKREEREARFCNTVHDIVNRGGRGLIPVFALGRAQELLLILDEYWQNHPELHEIPIYYASSLAKKCMAVYQTYVNAMNDKIRKQININNPFVFKHISNLKSMDHFDDIGPSVVMASPGMMQSGLSRELFESWCTDKRNGVIIAGYCVEGTLAKHIMSEPEEITTMSGQKLPLKMSVDYISFSAHTDYQQTSEFIRALKPPHVILVHGEQNEMARLKAAVIREYEDNDEVHIEVHNPRNTEAVTLNFRGEKLAKVMGSLADKKPEQGQRVSGILVKRNFNYHILAPCDLSNYTDLAMSTVTQTQAVPYTGSFGLLYYQLQKLTGDIKEIEVQDKPALKVFKNITVVQEPGMVVLEWVANPANDMYADTVKTVILEVQSNPKIHKAVVHKIPKKEEIEAYHKKMEIMLQDMFGEDCVSAKKDNVLSITVDGKTANLSLDTRTVDHEPGCEDDDETLREMVELAAQRLYDAITPVQ from the exons ATGGCGACGAGGAGAAGGACCGAGGCGTTCATTCCCGCCGAGGAGAGCGACCAGCTGTTGATTCGGCCCCT AGGTGCAGGGCAGGAAGTAGGAAGATCATGCATTATTCTGGAATTTAAAGGAAGGAAGATAATG CTTGATTGTGGAATCCACCCTGGCCTAGAAGGAATGGATGCACTTCCATATATCGATCTGATAGACCCAGCTGAGATTGATCTCCTCTTGATTAGTCA TTTCCATTTGGATCACTGTGGGGCATTGCCATGGTTTCTACAGAAGACAAGTTTTAAAGGGAGGACCTTCATGACCCATGCTACAAAAGCAATTTATAGGTGGCTTCTGTCAGATTACGTCAAAGTTAG CAATATATCAGCAGATGACATGCTGTATACGGAGACAGACTTGGAAGAAAGCATGGACAAAATAGAAACGATCAACTTCCATGAAGTGAAAGAGGTGGCGGGAATCAAGTTCTGGTGTTACCACGCAGGCCACGTTCTGGGAGCAGCCATGTTTATGATTGAAATAGCTGGAGTGAAG CTTTTATACACAGGTGACTTCTCAAGACAGGAAGATAGGCACTTGATGGCAGCTGAGATTCCCAATATTAAACCAGATATTCTTATAATT GAATCTACCTATGGTACGCACATCCATGAAAAACGTGAGGAGAGGGAGGCGAGATTCTGCAACACTGTACATGATATTGTAAACAGGGGAGGCAGAGGTCTTATTCCTGTGTTTGCTTTGGGAAGAGCACAAGAATTGCTTTTGATTTTAG atGAATACTGGCAAAATCATCCTGAGCTTCATGAGATACCTATATACTATGCTTCCTCTCTGGCAAAGAAATGCATGGCCGTGTATCAGACCTATGTCAATGCCATGAATGATAAAATCCGCAAGCAAATCAACATCAACAACCCATTTGTATTCAAGCACATTAGTAATCTGAAG AGCATGGATCATTTTGATGACATAGGCCCAAGTGTTGTAATGGCTTCCCCCGGTATGATGCAGAGTGGATTATCCAGAGAGTTATTTGAGAGCTGGTGTACTGACAAGAGGAATGGAGTCATCATAGCAGGATACTGTGTGGAAGGAACACTTGCTAAG CACATCATGTCTGAACCTGAAGAAATTACAACTATGTCAGGACAGAAACTCCCACTGAAGATGTCTGTGGATTACATCTCTTTCTCTGCACACACAGATTACCAACAAACCAGCGAGTTCATCCGGGCACTAAAACCTCCCCATGTG ATATTGGTTCATGGTGAGCAGAATGAAATGGCCAGGCTGAAAGCGGCAGTAATACGTGAATATGAGGATAATGATGAAGTTCACATAGAAGTCCACAATCCTAGAAATACTGAAGCCGTAACACTAAACTTCAGAGGAGAAAAGCTTGCCAAG GTTATGGGCTCACTAGCAGATAAGAAACCAGAACAAGGGCAGCGCGTTTCAGGGATACTAGTTAAGAGAAATTTTAACTATCACATACTTGCTCCATGTGACCTCTCCA attacACTGATCTGGCTATGAGCACTGTGACACAAACACAAGCTGTTCCATACACAGGCTCTTTCGGTCTGCTTTATTATCAGCTACAAAAGCTAACAG GTGACATAAAAGAAATAGAAGTCCAGGATAAGCCAGctttgaaggtttttaaaaacattactGTGGTCCAAGAGCCAGGTATGGTGGTGCTGGAG TGGGTAGCAAATCCTGCTAATGATATGTATGCAGACACTGTAAAAACAGTGATACTGGAAGTTCAGTCCAATCCCAAAATTCATAAAG CTGTGGTACATAAAATTCCTAAAAAAGAAGAGATAGAGGCATATCACAAGAAGATGGAGATTATGCTTCA GGACATGTTTGGAGAAGACTGTGTAAGTGCTAAGAAAGATAATGTACTGAGCATCACTGTGGATGGAAAAACAGCAAATCTTTCATTGGATACACGG ACTGTTGACCATGAACCAGGAtgtgaagatgatgatgaaacTCTTCGGGAAATGGTGGAGTTAGCTGCACAGCGACTCTACGATGCCATCACCCCTGTGCAATAA